TGACCAGGAAGGAGAGCTCCCCTCTTCCTGCTTCCCTTCGCGCATCCCCCTCCGACAGGAGGATATCCACCACGTGGGCCGCCTCTTCCCCGGAATCGATCAGGACCACCCCCTCCCCCAGGAACTGCCGGATCGTGTCCTTGAGGACCGGGTAGTGGGTGCAGCCGAGGATCAGCGCGTCCGGCGGCTCCTCCCGGAAGGGGCCCAGATATTCCGCAACCACCGCGCGGGCGACCGGGTGGCTCCCCCATCCCTCCTCCGCCAGCGACACGAGGAGGGGACAGGGCCTGCAGACGACACGGGCGGACGGGAGGGCGGCATGAAGCGCCTGCTCGTACGCCCCCGAGCGGATCGTCCCGGCGGTCCCGATGACCCCGACGCACCCGTTCCTCGGAAGGGAGGCCGCCTTCCGGACGCACGGGTCCACCATCCCCACCACCGGGATCTTGTAGATCTTCCGGAGCACGGGCAGGGAGAGGGAGGAGGCGGTGTTGCAGGCCACCACGAGCATCTTGATGTCGAACCGGGTGATCAGGCAATTCGCGATCTCGATGGAATACCGCGTCACCGTCTCGGCCGATTTCGCGCCGTAGGGCACCCTCGCCGTGTCGCCGAGGTACACATACCGCTCCCCGGGCAACGTGCGGACCAGCTCCCGGAGAACCGTCAGTCCCCCAACCCCGGAGTCGAACACGCCGATCGGCCGATCCATCCGTTCTCCCGCCCCCCTTTGAATTTTTCACCATAAGACGCTATTGTATCCTTGTCAACAAAGGGACGGAACGGGAGGATCCGTGAAGGAAATCTTCGACTTTCTGGTGGACGCCCGGGTCACGGAGCTGGTCACCGACCCGAAGGTCCTGTTCGGCTGCGCGGTTCTTTTTGTCGTCGCGGTGCTCATGCGGTGGAAGCTCGTCCTCCTCTCCATGTTCGGGGTCGGTGCCGTCCTTGCCGTGGCACGCTATTCCGGCCTGTCGGAGGGGCGCACCATGATGGACACGAACATCCTGGTGTTCTCCGTGGGGACCCTCCTGGTCGGTGTCGTCCTGATCTACTTCCTCTTCATCCAGGGAGACTGACATCCGGCCGGTCGGCTTCACCACCACCATCCCCGTCGAAGTCCTCTACGCCGGCGGCCGCACCCCGGTGGATCTGAACAACCGGTTCATCGCCGACCCGGATCCCGCCGCATACGTTCGCGCCGCGGAGGCCGACGGCTTTCCCAGGAACTGCTGCGGATGGATCAAGGGGATCTACGGCGTGGCGCGCCGCCAGGGGCTCCGCGACGTCGTCGCGGTCACCCGCGGGGATTGCAGCTTCACCCAGGCGCTCATGGAGGTGCTGCAGTACCGGGGCGTCCGGGTCACCCCCTTCGCCTTCCCGTACGACCGGGACCCGAGCGCCCTTTCCCTCGAGATCCGGAAGATGGCCGACCGGTACGGCACGACCCTTCCGGATGCGGAGCGTTGGAAGACGAGGCTCGACGGCGTCCGCCGGGTCGTCCACGAGATCGACCGGACCACCTGGGAAGAGCGCAAGGTGAGCGGGGAGGAGAACCACCTCTGGCTGGTCGGCTGCTCCGACTTCGAAGGGGACCCGGAGGCCTACGGAAGGCGCGCCGCGGAGTTCCTCGAGTCGGCCCGCTTACGCCCGCCCCGGCACGACCTGCTCCCGATCGCCTTCGTGGGCGTTCCCCCCATCACGTCGGGGCTGCACTCCGCCTTCGAGGAGGCGGGGGCGCGGGTCGTGCTGAACGAGGTCTCCCGGCAGTTCGCCATGCCGTACCGGTCGGAGGATCTGACCGACCAGTACCTCCGCTACACCTACCCCTACTCGTTCTTCGACCGCCTGGCGGACATCCGGGAGGAGACCGCGCTGCGAAAAGTCCGGGGGATCGTCCACTACGTCCAGTCGTTCTGCTTCCGGCAGATCGAGGACATCCTGCTGCGGGAGGAGATCGGGCTGCCGGTCCTCACCCTCGAGGGGGACGAGCCCGGGCCGCTCGACGGCAGGACCCGGATCCGGATCCAGGCCTTCCTCGAGATGCTCCGCTAACCCGGGGCGACCGTCATCGGGAACCCTCGCTCGCGGAGGGAATCCCCTCGGCTACGCTCGCGATCTTCGCCCGCTCGCTGCCGTTCCGCTCGCCGGAGCCGGCACCCTGTGGTGGGGACACTCCTCTCCCGCATCCCGAGGAAACCAGGAATGTCCCCGCCGCCTCGTGGACTCCCCCCGCATCGCTGCGGGTCCCCGGCGTCGGGTGGCGCAGTTCCCGCGCCCTCGGGACGAGGCGCATACCGGGCGGAGCCAGCCGAAGGAGGGGGGATGAGCGGAGATCAAAGGATTGATCCGCGGGTGAAGGGCGGGCGAAGCGAAGCCCCCCTTCGAGGCGGCGGAGCCAGCGCCGTGCGCCCTCATGAAGGGGCGCACCGATGCGGCGTTACTTCGTAAGGAACGGCCCTTTCCCGGGGTCACCAGGCGCCGGTCTTGAGGTACTCGTGCATGGCGGCGGCCGCCTTGCGGCCCGCCCCCATCGCGAGGATCACGGTCGCGGCGCCGATCACGATGTCGCCGCCGGCGAAGACCCCCTTCTTGCTGGTCTTCCCGGTCTCCTGGTCGGCGAGGATGTTTCCCCACTTGTTCGTGTCGAGCCCGGGTGTGGTCGACGGGACGAGCGGGTTCGCGCCGTTCCCGATCGACATGATCACGGTATCGACCGCCAGGCGGAACTCCGAGCCCTTGACCGGCACCGGGCGGCGGCGGCCGGAGGCGTCG
The Deltaproteobacteria bacterium GWC2_65_14 genome window above contains:
- a CDS encoding glutamate racemase — encoded protein: MDRPIGVFDSGVGGLTVLRELVRTLPGERYVYLGDTARVPYGAKSAETVTRYSIEIANCLITRFDIKMLVVACNTASSLSLPVLRKIYKIPVVGMVDPCVRKAASLPRNGCVGVIGTAGTIRSGAYEQALHAALPSARVVCRPCPLLVSLAEEGWGSHPVARAVVAEYLGPFREEPPDALILGCTHYPVLKDTIRQFLGEGVVLIDSGEEAAHVVDILLSEGDARREAGRGELSFLV
- a CDS encoding 2-hydroxyglutaryl-CoA dehydratase; the protein is MRPVGFTTTIPVEVLYAGGRTPVDLNNRFIADPDPAAYVRAAEADGFPRNCCGWIKGIYGVARRQGLRDVVAVTRGDCSFTQALMEVLQYRGVRVTPFAFPYDRDPSALSLEIRKMADRYGTTLPDAERWKTRLDGVRRVVHEIDRTTWEERKVSGEENHLWLVGCSDFEGDPEAYGRRAAEFLESARLRPPRHDLLPIAFVGVPPITSGLHSAFEEAGARVVLNEVSRQFAMPYRSEDLTDQYLRYTYPYSFFDRLADIREETALRKVRGIVHYVQSFCFRQIEDILLREEIGLPVLTLEGDEPGPLDGRTRIRIQAFLEMLR